In Desulfoplanes formicivorans, a single genomic region encodes these proteins:
- a CDS encoding phage portal protein family protein yields the protein MSGIWVSPTQFMDVDDLKKSDLGSEMYTYLSATGFDPASWLGTMPDPDPVLEKMPNAGMDALRAVLADHKVTASVQSRKLITLKKQDWVLEPGHAEGEEPTDDAVRLRDMLSRDLERVDLYNLFSEILDAPLFGYTVVELVWSPGNRSMSLSKMIPRPPEWFGWGSDNKLKFIDVSAVGVDVDPRKAVAVRHFPASWNPYGLRLLSRCLWPVAIKKGGIRFWTTLCEKFGMPWVIGRARNGAQRPERQEILRQLSNMVQDAVAVVTAGTEVQVETTGGKASGSLHADLVKYMDNAIAMVIMGQTLTADIGSSGSKAAAETHRKLLSDYAAADEVLICTFMENLAWVYGQVNAPGVPTPTFRFREPEDYDAQADLDKKLSTTGVRFTKAHYVRRYNLAEDEFDIATDGAAQDIDHAQGKGSYTAEQQALEDMADQGRDRAAKIFDRKVMSRIKAIVQESGSYDEVQERLAKELEKGFAGADLEDLLQQAMVAADLWGRFQVNQEVKDDG from the coding sequence ATGAGCGGAATTTGGGTATCTCCAACGCAATTCATGGATGTTGATGATCTGAAGAAATCAGATCTCGGCAGCGAGATGTACACATACCTGTCGGCTACAGGGTTTGATCCTGCATCCTGGCTGGGGACCATGCCCGACCCGGACCCCGTTCTGGAAAAGATGCCCAACGCCGGAATGGATGCCCTGCGGGCCGTGCTGGCTGATCACAAGGTTACTGCATCCGTACAGTCCAGGAAGCTGATCACCCTGAAAAAACAGGACTGGGTGCTGGAGCCGGGTCACGCAGAAGGCGAGGAGCCAACAGACGATGCGGTTCGGCTGCGGGACATGCTGTCCAGAGATCTTGAGCGGGTTGATCTCTACAACCTGTTCTCAGAGATCCTTGATGCACCGCTTTTTGGATATACGGTTGTGGAGCTTGTGTGGTCGCCAGGAAACCGATCCATGTCCCTGTCCAAGATGATCCCAAGGCCCCCGGAATGGTTTGGATGGGGGTCTGATAACAAGCTCAAATTTATCGATGTCTCAGCCGTTGGTGTGGATGTTGATCCGCGCAAAGCCGTTGCCGTGCGCCATTTTCCTGCATCATGGAACCCGTATGGGCTGCGCCTTCTGTCGCGGTGCCTGTGGCCCGTGGCCATAAAAAAAGGCGGCATCAGATTTTGGACAACGCTTTGCGAAAAGTTCGGCATGCCGTGGGTCATCGGCAGGGCCAGGAACGGAGCGCAGCGGCCAGAGCGGCAGGAGATCTTGCGCCAGCTCAGCAATATGGTCCAGGACGCTGTGGCCGTGGTCACAGCGGGTACGGAAGTGCAGGTCGAGACCACCGGCGGCAAAGCAAGCGGATCACTGCATGCCGACTTGGTCAAGTACATGGACAATGCCATCGCTATGGTCATCATGGGCCAGACCCTGACGGCGGACATTGGGTCATCAGGGTCCAAGGCTGCGGCCGAGACGCACAGAAAGCTGCTTTCCGACTATGCGGCAGCAGACGAGGTGCTGATCTGTACGTTCATGGAAAATCTGGCCTGGGTGTACGGGCAAGTGAACGCCCCTGGCGTACCTACCCCGACCTTCCGCTTCCGCGAGCCAGAAGACTATGACGCCCAGGCAGACCTGGACAAGAAGCTGTCGACCACTGGCGTTCGGTTTACCAAGGCCCACTATGTGCGCAGATACAACCTGGCCGAGGATGAGTTTGATATCGCAACAGATGGCGCAGCTCAGGACATCGATCATGCCCAGGGCAAAGGCAGCTACACGGCTGAACAACAGGCGCTTGAGGACATGGCAGACCAGGGACGTGACCGGGCAGCGAAAATTTTTGATCGGAAAGTGATGTCGCGCATCAAGGCAATCGTCCAGGAATCAGGGTCATACGACGAGGTACAGGAGCGCCTGGCAAAAGAGCTTGAAAAAGGCTTTGCCGGGGCAGATCTCGAAGACCTGCTGCAGCAAGCCATGGTCGCCGCTGATCTGTGGGGACGGTTCCAGGTGAATCAAGAGGTTAAGGACGATGGATGA
- a CDS encoding TraR/DksA C4-type zinc finger protein — MDEVDIANDYLRRSMREWEESRKHAVYIASENMCGRVRCVDCGCFIPLARRQAIPGCVRCVDCQQEYDKG; from the coding sequence ATGGATGAGGTTGATATTGCCAACGACTATCTGCGGCGATCCATGCGCGAATGGGAAGAGTCGCGGAAGCATGCCGTGTATATCGCTTCCGAAAACATGTGTGGCAGGGTCAGGTGCGTTGATTGCGGGTGCTTCATTCCCCTGGCCCGCAGGCAAGCCATTCCTGGGTGTGTTCGGTGCGTAGATTGCCAGCAAGAGTACGACAAGGGGTAA
- a CDS encoding phage head morphogenesis protein — MPVELKPLPMDEAKEYWVTKVQMTASEFYALADVWKARAFTVSGIAEADVLAMIFESITKALDDGTSFEDWKASLSDVWENQGWTGVKAWRVDNIFRTNIQTAYATGRYKQMVAVRESRPYWQYSAVNDSRTRPTHAALHGKVYPADSEFWDTFYPPNGFRCRCSVKTLSERQVEQRGIEVGHGNGLGELIEPVDPVTGDKMPARPLMPDKGFETNCGKDGWEPDLSKYPANLRQPLEQRLAARKQS; from the coding sequence ATGCCAGTCGAATTGAAACCGCTGCCCATGGACGAGGCAAAAGAATACTGGGTCACCAAGGTGCAAATGACTGCCAGCGAGTTTTACGCCCTGGCAGACGTTTGGAAGGCCCGTGCATTTACCGTGTCTGGCATTGCTGAAGCCGATGTCCTGGCCATGATCTTTGAATCCATTACCAAGGCCCTGGACGATGGGACCAGCTTTGAAGACTGGAAGGCATCACTGTCTGACGTGTGGGAGAACCAGGGGTGGACCGGGGTCAAGGCGTGGCGTGTTGACAATATCTTCCGGACCAACATCCAGACTGCCTATGCAACGGGGCGGTACAAGCAGATGGTCGCCGTCAGGGAATCCAGGCCGTACTGGCAATACTCGGCTGTCAACGACTCCCGCACACGTCCGACACATGCGGCCCTGCACGGCAAAGTTTATCCGGCAGACAGCGAGTTTTGGGACACATTCTATCCGCCAAACGGGTTCCGTTGCCGATGCTCGGTGAAGACGTTGTCTGAACGGCAGGTCGAACAGCGAGGGATTGAAGTGGGCCACGGCAATGGCCTTGGAGAGCTGATTGAGCCCGTGGACCCTGTGACTGGCGACAAGATGCCAGCCAGGCCGCTTATGCCGGACAAAGGCTTTGAAACCAATTGCGGGAAAGATGGCTGGGAACCGGACTTGAGCAAATACCCGGCCAATCTGCGCCAGCCCTTGGAACAACGTCTAGCAGCGAGGAAACAGTCATGA
- a CDS encoding phage protease, with amino-acid sequence MTWTPIFRAGTHTDSRGRTKTWTVEDLDKAIESYDPSKREAPLVIGHPKDNAPAYGWIDKLKRAGDVLLASFKQVPDELKKAVAAGRYKHKSVSFYPDGRIRHVGLLGAAQPAVEGLGEVSFSDEGDYFEYSKQEDAGVTIEELQKKLEAEKAAREAAEAKAEKLAADVAQAQAAKEREAREARIAKLVESGKVMPAEKDKVLAFAEHLGSGSENEEICFSESEGKKSLEDHFWAFLESHKGHGLFDEFKEPTAAPAEDVDLTDKV; translated from the coding sequence ATGACATGGACACCTATCTTCCGCGCGGGGACCCACACCGATTCCCGTGGACGGACAAAGACATGGACGGTGGAGGACCTGGACAAGGCCATTGAATCGTATGACCCGAGCAAGCGAGAAGCCCCATTGGTCATTGGGCATCCCAAGGATAATGCTCCAGCATACGGCTGGATCGATAAGCTCAAGCGAGCCGGAGATGTGCTGTTGGCCAGTTTCAAGCAGGTGCCGGACGAACTGAAAAAGGCGGTTGCTGCCGGGCGCTACAAACACAAGAGCGTCAGCTTTTATCCGGACGGGCGTATCCGGCATGTGGGGTTACTGGGGGCTGCCCAGCCAGCTGTTGAAGGCTTGGGAGAAGTCAGTTTCAGCGATGAGGGCGATTATTTTGAATACTCAAAACAGGAGGATGCAGGAGTGACCATAGAGGAACTGCAGAAAAAACTGGAAGCGGAAAAGGCGGCCCGGGAAGCTGCTGAAGCCAAAGCGGAAAAGCTGGCTGCAGATGTTGCCCAGGCCCAGGCGGCCAAGGAGCGTGAGGCCAGAGAGGCCAGGATCGCCAAGCTGGTTGAATCGGGCAAGGTCATGCCAGCGGAAAAGGACAAGGTGCTTGCCTTTGCCGAGCATCTTGGATCTGGGTCGGAAAATGAAGAGATCTGCTTTTCCGAGTCCGAGGGCAAGAAGAGCCTGGAAGATCATTTCTGGGCATTCCTTGAGTCCCACAAGGGGCACGGTCTGTTTGACGAGTTTAAGGAGCCCACAGCGGCCCCGGCTGAAGATGTCGATCTGACAGACAAAGTATAA
- a CDS encoding major capsid protein, with protein sequence MLNLTSLFSRDAIIQNLKSLPPIHTTIIDEIFADRPNLGSPVVGSDMVSAVVRELPVVLRGAPSVPATTESGAVTFYEPLPIRPNKMVTGADLNNLKVLGRGGQQAWSREKTDYLRKACRKTAEAMGAMALTGKIQWPVALESGSFETWEVDFGSPLSYIPSTKISATGAKLKDVFTILSDMAELIEEEGFGGSFVTYAGKTAYSHLVGIAENTTTTAKVKVSISENVINVGGYEVKRMAEKYRNPSNGNMTAKVGDHQFVMVAKDGGHKMPYCAIDDLDGKLQAMPFFIKPIPMKDPSGVKLVAESKPFPIVNTSAICTATVSEA encoded by the coding sequence ATGCTTAATCTTACATCGCTGTTCAGCCGGGATGCCATCATCCAGAACCTGAAATCCCTGCCTCCCATCCACACCACGATCATCGACGAGATATTCGCTGATCGGCCCAATCTGGGATCGCCGGTGGTTGGGTCGGACATGGTGAGCGCAGTTGTCCGCGAGCTCCCTGTTGTGTTGCGTGGCGCCCCATCCGTGCCCGCAACCACTGAATCCGGTGCCGTGACCTTTTATGAACCCCTGCCCATCCGGCCCAACAAAATGGTCACTGGGGCAGATCTGAACAATCTCAAGGTATTGGGTCGTGGTGGTCAGCAGGCGTGGTCGCGGGAGAAGACAGACTATCTCCGCAAGGCCTGCCGGAAGACTGCCGAGGCCATGGGTGCCATGGCCCTGACCGGTAAGATCCAGTGGCCTGTTGCCCTTGAGTCCGGGAGTTTTGAAACCTGGGAAGTCGATTTCGGTTCCCCCCTGTCGTACATCCCGTCGACGAAAATCAGTGCGACCGGTGCAAAGCTCAAGGATGTATTCACCATCCTGTCCGACATGGCCGAGCTGATCGAAGAGGAAGGGTTTGGCGGATCATTTGTCACCTATGCGGGCAAAACAGCCTACTCCCACCTTGTCGGCATTGCCGAAAACACAACCACCACGGCCAAGGTCAAGGTGTCCATTTCGGAAAACGTGATCAATGTTGGCGGGTACGAGGTCAAGCGCATGGCCGAGAAGTATCGCAATCCTTCCAATGGAAATATGACGGCCAAGGTCGGGGACCATCAGTTTGTCATGGTGGCCAAGGACGGCGGGCACAAGATGCCCTACTGCGCCATTGATGATCTGGACGGCAAGCTGCAGGCCATGCCCTTCTTCATCAAGCCCATCCCCATGAAAGATCCCTCTGGGGTGAAGCTGGTGGCAGAAAGCAAGCCGTTCCCCATTGTCAACACATCCGCAATCTGCACGGCAACGGTATCTGAGGCGTAG
- a CDS encoding DUF1320 domain-containing protein, whose translation MYSAIEDLKKLLSESELLDLADDAGSGSLEDETVQAVLEEAIDAADREIDAYVGTVQTVPLADPVPGLIANISAKLAVHHLYLRRPGVAEPDSWQREHSRCSKLLESIVSGKIVIGPQEGSESEPDIDEVLVDAPRPIFPRGRWRGF comes from the coding sequence ATGTATTCTGCGATCGAAGACCTGAAAAAGCTGTTGTCTGAATCCGAGTTGCTCGACCTGGCAGATGATGCCGGGTCGGGCAGCTTGGAAGATGAAACCGTCCAGGCCGTGCTCGAAGAAGCCATTGATGCAGCGGACAGAGAGATCGACGCGTATGTCGGCACGGTGCAAACGGTGCCCCTGGCCGATCCGGTCCCTGGCCTTATCGCCAACATATCGGCCAAGCTGGCTGTGCACCACCTGTATTTGCGCCGCCCCGGAGTTGCCGAGCCTGATTCCTGGCAGCGGGAACACTCCAGGTGCTCCAAGCTGCTGGAGTCAATTGTTTCCGGGAAGATCGTTATCGGGCCGCAGGAGGGCAGCGAATCCGAACCTGACATCGACGAAGTGCTGGTTGATGCTCCCCGTCCCATTTTCCCCCGTGGTCGATGGAGGGGCTTCTGA
- a CDS encoding phage virion morphogenesis protein: MPGVSIDVDTSQVQAMLGELLAKMGDLTPVMREIGEIVVTQSAEAFEQGGLPGHKWPESARVKASGGQTLVDTARLRNSITARASGNKVETGTNVVYAAIHQFGGKTKPRTIRPRTKKALVWPGASHPVTSVRHPGSKIPARPFLPDEDSLDWNEISNALTRYLV, from the coding sequence ATGCCTGGCGTCAGCATTGATGTGGATACGTCCCAGGTGCAGGCCATGCTCGGCGAGCTGCTTGCCAAGATGGGGGATCTTACCCCTGTCATGCGGGAGATCGGGGAGATCGTTGTCACCCAGTCCGCCGAAGCATTTGAGCAAGGCGGGCTTCCTGGTCACAAATGGCCGGAGTCGGCACGGGTCAAGGCGTCTGGCGGGCAGACACTGGTGGACACAGCCAGGCTCAGAAACTCCATTACGGCCAGGGCGTCGGGTAACAAGGTCGAGACGGGGACGAATGTTGTGTATGCGGCCATCCATCAGTTTGGTGGCAAAACAAAACCGAGGACAATCCGGCCCAGGACGAAGAAAGCCCTGGTCTGGCCCGGTGCGTCCCATCCGGTCACGTCTGTCCGGCATCCCGGGTCAAAGATCCCGGCAAGGCCATTTCTGCCGGACGAAGACTCACTGGATTGGAATGAAATCAGCAATGCGTTGACGAGGTATCTGGTATGA
- a CDS encoding Gp37 family protein, translating to MTTRSATEDQIIDLLKSALPESVRIGSLPLGMDDRKAMDVRSAACWVVYAGGPAKQNQAAGSLVQAQTWSWSVLILAKKYRSSHAAATAALELLDKVEDALVGQEIAAGQIVKTRDSILRVPDGSGVIGYEAVFSIQTYLRK from the coding sequence ATGACAACCCGCTCGGCCACAGAAGACCAGATCATTGATCTGCTTAAATCGGCCCTCCCGGAGTCGGTCCGGATTGGCTCCCTGCCCTTGGGAATGGATGACCGCAAAGCCATGGACGTGCGCTCGGCAGCGTGCTGGGTGGTCTATGCGGGCGGTCCTGCCAAGCAAAACCAAGCAGCAGGCTCGCTGGTGCAGGCACAGACGTGGTCTTGGTCCGTGCTGATATTGGCCAAAAAATACAGGTCCAGTCACGCGGCAGCCACAGCGGCTCTGGAGCTGTTGGACAAGGTTGAGGACGCCCTGGTCGGCCAAGAGATTGCTGCCGGGCAGATAGTCAAGACAAGAGACTCCATCCTGCGTGTACCAGACGGGTCCGGTGTCATCGGATACGAAGCCGTATTCTCTATCCAAACGTATTTGAGAAAATAG
- a CDS encoding phage tail tube protein — MPKLTRRRVVLAKTEATYGVDASPDPATDAFICNVSSNITPSGEEVTRDYVRDVLSPIGSVVTTKTVALTIQTELKGGGMEDTDILPPEYEPLLLACGMKKSGDAATGWVYQPESDPAKHDSCTIYYYQDGLLHKAIGCRGSFKIDASVSALGTIEFSMTGLWVDPVDEAMPSPVIADIVPPIVAGLGLTVGGYSPVCNALSFDLGVSTSQRKDINSSTGVTGIEIQSRTPTGSIDPEAVTLAEFNPWTAWSGSTKAAISATVGSDIGNRISISIPKAQYGVPAYGDRDGILTYSLAFTATIDDAGTGDDEVVLTYA, encoded by the coding sequence ATGCCTAAATTAACCAGACGCCGGGTTGTCCTGGCAAAGACTGAAGCGACATACGGGGTCGATGCATCGCCTGATCCGGCAACAGATGCTTTTATTTGCAACGTCTCGTCAAACATCACGCCTTCTGGTGAAGAGGTTACCAGGGATTATGTACGTGACGTTTTGAGTCCGATCGGGTCTGTCGTGACGACAAAAACTGTTGCTCTAACGATACAAACTGAACTCAAGGGCGGCGGCATGGAGGATACGGACATACTGCCGCCTGAATATGAGCCGCTGCTTCTGGCATGTGGCATGAAAAAATCAGGCGACGCGGCAACAGGCTGGGTTTATCAGCCAGAGTCCGACCCTGCCAAACACGACAGCTGCACAATATACTACTATCAAGACGGCCTCCTTCACAAGGCTATTGGCTGTCGCGGGTCGTTTAAGATCGATGCTTCTGTCAGCGCTTTGGGAACAATCGAGTTTTCAATGACAGGTCTGTGGGTCGATCCTGTGGACGAGGCTATGCCATCACCGGTTATTGCGGATATTGTACCCCCGATCGTTGCGGGCCTCGGGCTTACTGTTGGCGGGTACTCGCCTGTATGTAACGCCCTTTCGTTTGACCTTGGGGTATCAACGAGCCAGCGCAAAGATATCAATTCTTCCACTGGAGTGACTGGTATCGAGATCCAGTCCAGGACGCCGACTGGATCAATTGACCCGGAGGCCGTTACCTTGGCCGAGTTCAACCCGTGGACCGCCTGGTCTGGATCGACCAAAGCAGCCATTTCTGCAACCGTAGGATCAGACATCGGCAACCGGATCAGCATATCAATCCCCAAGGCTCAGTACGGGGTCCCAGCTTACGGAGACCGGGATGGAATACTGACGTACTCACTCGCGTTCACCGCAACAATCGACGATGCCGGGACCGGGGATGATGAAGTTGTGCTGACATACGCGTAA
- a CDS encoding phage tail tape measure protein, with amino-acid sequence MNSNTVKITLQVDDKGSVKVKSMGKALDSMGQDATRAGSSASKSMASLNSQIGRTTKGAELMAKAMKGAMAYFSVRALAAFETSIASVGMSFEHTMKTVQGVSRATDEQYKALTAAAREMGETTEWSATQAAEALKYMSMAGFTVEQSIAALPGVLDLATAGNLDLGRASDIVTDSLTAMGLGVEDLAHFSDVLIATTTRSNTNIEMMGESLKYAAPIAHSMGYEIEQVSALLGTLANAGIKASDAGTDLRQAMLRNSKAAAELGTRSDDLIGTIKAARDANWDATKVQEEWGIIASKSVLVLMEQIDQYEKLYGQLQNVDGATSALAGSMRDDTLGAWKEFKSVVESVRLDIFERQSNGVKTALRFLSGEIRENKDSIVSFGEAIVDTMEASTWAVETLALSVNGLGGAFDAFKLGIAEAEEFLLDLYTSIPTWMLPESMELSAVTIDALRETIRQTKEEATKDIIDTSTTIEGLHGKFESLRDALRDTGDTGKQSMANIEKAAKSTAKSVDSAIKSVAKADSSYIKSSNDIYKKGLQRRGDLLTKWEKSQLDSQEDLVKEFEELTGDQYEFERQAIREKARLYDDAGADKVKVAEWARKEIEKVNKREVDDAEDAFRLKALAGDDFFDGLKAGYDDNLGYARTWGETGYDIVSDFFRSSRGAASDLLFDAIKGDMDSLGSYWESFWDSMLRSMTDYVTQMATEWATSNLISWGASFADSLLTFHTGTTGIKQDELLAILQQGEMVIPAKQAETIRQAIDNGGMSADGYFDAVSNAVSIGTRASGYVAGSWDSPDIAGHAIGALQSSVLGGVAAGINNFSAVSNMGKALQNAGYDISSSAIKDAAFDQAVSGFVSAAIPGFAGTFMGNLTSDVLGVSDYATAGKIVGYGLSVLSGVNIPGAMIAALSPVTALAISSIADAMDLRSDETLKDALEDKYGHITGRRAYAAAQDKLSEIGAKISEYGSLAAYGFDPENATSIVGYQPFGVGEVSLNLETGRISDSLGRVAVGPYGSFVDVGSLAEAAGLVGGGLGDALGDISGSLDSLGSLGIDTDSLSKAWADAALEAAKEAGWGSGSGSGGYGPSGGLGSSGGFGPSDAAGGGPSSGGSTSSTGGNSGYGRYAGGPVSPGYMYEINERGQELFMPGVDGRIMTADETKAMLTTLKQIAAGGGSDMAAALYAIAKYCQKSMKILDRWDHIGMPEVRA; translated from the coding sequence ATGAACTCGAACACCGTAAAGATCACCCTGCAGGTCGATGACAAAGGGTCTGTCAAGGTCAAGTCCATGGGTAAGGCCCTGGACTCAATGGGCCAGGACGCGACCAGGGCGGGGTCATCTGCCAGCAAGTCCATGGCTAGCCTGAATAGCCAAATCGGCAGGACGACCAAAGGCGCCGAGCTGATGGCCAAGGCCATGAAAGGGGCAATGGCCTATTTTTCGGTCAGGGCGCTGGCTGCGTTTGAAACATCCATTGCCAGCGTGGGCATGAGCTTTGAGCACACCATGAAGACCGTGCAGGGTGTGAGCCGGGCTACAGATGAGCAGTACAAAGCACTGACTGCTGCGGCCCGAGAAATGGGCGAAACAACGGAGTGGTCTGCCACACAGGCAGCCGAGGCGTTGAAGTACATGTCCATGGCCGGGTTCACCGTTGAACAGTCCATCGCTGCCCTGCCCGGCGTGTTGGACCTGGCTACAGCCGGGAACCTTGACCTGGGCCGTGCATCGGACATCGTGACCGACAGCCTTACAGCCATGGGCCTTGGGGTTGAGGATCTCGCGCACTTCAGCGACGTGCTTATTGCGACAACGACCAGGTCAAATACGAACATCGAGATGATGGGGGAATCGCTTAAGTACGCTGCCCCTATTGCTCATAGCATGGGCTATGAGATTGAGCAGGTATCTGCCCTGCTTGGCACGCTGGCAAACGCGGGTATTAAAGCGTCGGACGCCGGTACGGATCTGCGGCAGGCCATGCTGCGCAACAGCAAGGCTGCTGCAGAGCTCGGAACAAGAAGCGACGATCTGATCGGCACAATCAAGGCCGCAAGAGATGCAAACTGGGATGCCACCAAGGTTCAGGAAGAGTGGGGTATTATCGCATCAAAATCTGTCCTGGTTTTGATGGAGCAGATTGATCAGTACGAAAAACTGTACGGACAGCTGCAAAATGTAGATGGAGCAACATCTGCTCTTGCCGGGTCCATGCGTGACGACACGCTCGGCGCGTGGAAGGAATTCAAGTCTGTTGTTGAGTCCGTAAGGTTGGACATTTTTGAGAGACAGTCGAACGGAGTAAAGACAGCACTTAGGTTTTTATCTGGAGAGATCAGGGAGAATAAAGATTCTATTGTGTCATTTGGTGAAGCCATTGTTGACACCATGGAAGCATCCACATGGGCTGTGGAGACACTGGCGCTTTCAGTTAATGGACTTGGAGGAGCGTTTGACGCATTTAAGCTCGGTATTGCAGAGGCAGAAGAATTCTTGCTCGATCTATACACATCTATACCAACATGGATGCTGCCGGAAAGCATGGAGCTCTCTGCGGTAACAATTGACGCGCTGCGCGAAACCATCAGGCAGACAAAAGAAGAAGCAACAAAGGACATAATCGACACAAGCACTACAATTGAAGGCCTCCACGGAAAGTTCGAGAGCCTGAGGGACGCCCTGCGCGATACAGGAGACACAGGCAAGCAAAGCATGGCCAACATAGAAAAGGCCGCCAAGTCAACCGCAAAGAGTGTAGATTCAGCAATAAAGAGTGTCGCCAAGGCGGATAGCTCGTACATAAAAAGCTCTAACGATATATACAAAAAAGGCCTCCAGCGCCGTGGAGATCTGTTGACAAAATGGGAGAAGTCCCAGCTCGATTCCCAGGAGGACCTGGTCAAAGAATTTGAGGAGCTCACCGGCGACCAGTACGAATTCGAGAGGCAGGCTATCCGCGAAAAAGCCAGGCTCTACGATGATGCCGGGGCGGACAAGGTTAAGGTCGCGGAGTGGGCCAGAAAGGAAATCGAAAAAGTAAACAAGCGGGAGGTTGATGACGCTGAGGATGCGTTCCGGCTCAAAGCGTTGGCTGGAGACGATTTTTTTGATGGTCTGAAGGCTGGATATGACGACAACCTCGGGTACGCAAGGACATGGGGAGAAACAGGGTACGACATTGTCAGCGATTTTTTCCGATCGTCCCGTGGCGCCGCGTCTGATCTTCTGTTTGACGCGATCAAGGGAGACATGGATTCACTCGGTAGCTACTGGGAGTCTTTCTGGGACTCCATGCTGAGAAGCATGACTGACTATGTAACCCAGATGGCAACAGAGTGGGCAACATCGAATCTCATCTCCTGGGGTGCATCATTTGCCGATTCTCTTCTGACATTCCATACCGGGACTACAGGCATCAAGCAGGATGAATTGCTGGCCATCCTACAGCAGGGGGAAATGGTCATCCCGGCAAAACAGGCTGAAACGATAAGGCAGGCGATTGATAACGGCGGCATGTCTGCGGATGGATATTTTGATGCGGTGTCAAATGCCGTCAGCATCGGAACCAGGGCGTCTGGCTATGTTGCGGGGTCGTGGGACAGTCCGGATATTGCCGGCCATGCCATTGGGGCCCTGCAATCGTCTGTTCTGGGTGGTGTCGCAGCAGGCATCAATAATTTCTCCGCAGTATCTAACATGGGCAAGGCATTGCAAAATGCCGGATATGACATTTCTTCCTCAGCGATCAAGGATGCGGCGTTTGATCAGGCGGTGTCGGGATTCGTCTCGGCTGCAATTCCTGGGTTTGCTGGAACGTTTATGGGTAATCTAACATCTGATGTTCTAGGCGTATCCGATTATGCAACCGCCGGAAAGATCGTTGGATACGGTTTGTCTGTTCTGTCTGGTGTTAACATCCCTGGAGCAATGATTGCCGCGTTGTCACCTGTAACCGCGCTGGCCATATCGAGCATTGCTGATGCCATGGACCTGCGATCAGACGAAACGCTCAAGGATGCGCTTGAGGATAAATATGGCCATATTACAGGGCGCAGGGCGTATGCTGCTGCACAGGACAAACTCTCCGAGATAGGAGCAAAGATATCCGAATACGGATCTCTAGCTGCGTACGGGTTTGACCCAGAGAATGCGACCTCCATTGTCGGATACCAGCCGTTCGGTGTCGGCGAAGTGTCGCTCAACTTGGAAACAGGACGGATATCAGACTCTCTCGGACGCGTTGCTGTTGGGCCGTACGGTTCTTTTGTTGATGTCGGATCTCTCGCCGAAGCTGCAGGGCTTGTCGGCGGAGGCCTTGGAGATGCACTTGGGGATATCTCAGGGTCTCTTGATTCTCTTGGAAGTCTTGGAATTGACACGGATTCGCTGTCAAAAGCGTGGGCAGATGCAGCCCTTGAAGCCGCAAAGGAGGCTGGATGGGGGAGCGGGTCTGGTAGCGGAGGGTACGGACCGTCAGGAGGCCTTGGAAGCTCTGGCGGCTTTGGCCCGTCAGACGCTGCCGGTGGCGGCCCGTCGAGCGGTGGCAGCACGTCGAGCACAGGCGGAAACTCAGGATATGGCCGGTACGCTGGTGGCCCAGTCTCCCCGGGATATATGTACGAGATCAACGAGCGCGGCCAGGAATTGTTCATGCCCGGGGTTGATGGCCGGATCATGACTGCCGACGAGACCAAGGCCATGCTGACCACGCTGAAGCAGATAGCGGCTGGCGGTGGATCAGATATGGCGGCAGCTCTGTATGCCATTGCAAAGTATTGCCAAAAATCAATGAAGATCCTTGATAGGTGGGATCACATCGGGATGCCGGAGGTGCGTGCATGA